The following are encoded in a window of Gossypium raimondii isolate GPD5lz chromosome 13, ASM2569854v1, whole genome shotgun sequence genomic DNA:
- the LOC105784563 gene encoding receptor-like protein kinase ANXUR2, translated as MKRMKYLANLIAGVCLIFNLILVSSQPLFVDCGSKGGKDEYGRTWVEDTKYLTSSQNSEQAGAQYHDPLLPSTLPYMNARIFKSQATYKFPKKAKERYFLRFHFYPSTFGNYDVSKSYFAVAAGEITLMNNFSAAITCRALTQAYLVREYSLAPSDSDSLEITFTPSTNYSDTFAFVNGIEFVAMPNLFGTATMVGYRSGGVLDVPTENLQTMYRVNVGGQFIPPNKDAGGLSRTWYIDGTYLNGAVEGLSIQSDKTIKIDYGNMSTATAPEDVYSTARVMGKYGKINLRANLTWVFRVDSNFTYVVRLHFCEFQFDKLNNRVFNIYLNNRSAIADPYPADILAWTNQEEVATYKDFALDLNDESGHNQIRVDLNPSAIHKPRFYNVLLNGLEIFKVSEGRSLASPNPELSDMMIQEDQAAMNKPKTFSKSSDNIVVVGATGGAAAAFVVVALLAFFYTKKRKVHGVGSHTSSWLPVYGNSNVGGSRSNSAHISALAQGLSRHFSIAEIKQATNNFDESNVIGVGGFGKVYKGVINGGTKVAIKRSNPSSEQGINEFQTEIEMLSKLRHKHLVSLIGFCEDGGEMCLVYDYMALGTFREHIYNNKKSNLSWKKRLEICIGAARGLHYLHTGAQYTIIHRDVKTTNILLDEKWVAKVSDFGLSKTGPDMNQGHVSTVVKGSFGYLDPEYFRRQQLTEKSDVYSFGVVLFEALCARPALNPSLPKEQVSLADWALSCHKKGTLDDIIDPHLKDKIDPECLKKFAGTAVKCLSDQGIDRPHMGDVLWNLEFALQLQETADSSGSSGDQGSVRSRDASVRNPRESGNLSVGSEHELNESKDDSVIFSQLVNPTGR; from the coding sequence ATGAAAAGGATGAAGTATCTAGCGAATTTAATTGCTGGGGTTTGTCTGATATTCAATCTTATTCTTGTTTCAAGCCAGCCATTGTTTGTGGACTGTGGGTCAAAGGGTGGGAAAGATGAATATGGAAGAACATGGGTAGAAGATACCAAATACCTGacttcctctcaaaattcagaACAAGCTGGAGCTCAATATCATGACCCTTTACTTCCTTCAACACTTCCATACATGAATGCCAGAATCTTCAAATCCCAAGCAACCTATAAGTTCCCTAAAAAAGCTAAGGAGCGTTACTTCCTCAGGTTCCATTTTTATCCTTCAACTTTCGGAAACTACGATGTTTCCAAATCATATTTCGCAGTGGCAGCTGGAGAGATCACCTTGATGAACAATTTCAGCGCTGCAATTACGTGTCGAGCACTTACGCAGGCTTATCTTGTACGAGAGTATTCCTTGGCACCTTCAGATTCTGATAGTTTAGAGATTACATTTACACCTTCAACCAACTATTCAGACACTTTTGCTTTTGTTAATGGCATTGAATTTGTTGCAATGCCAAACTTGTTTGGGACGGCAACTATGGTGGGTTACCGTTCGGGGGGCGTCTTGGATGTGCCGACAGAGAATTTGCAGACCATGTATAGAGTGAATGTTGGTGGACAATTCATACCTCCAAACAAAGATGCTGGTGGCCTTTCAAGAACTTGGTATATCGATGGTACTTATTTGAATGGTGCTGTAGAGGGACTCAGTATTCAATCTGATAAAACAATTAAGATTGATTACGGTAACATGTCAACTGCTACAGCTCCTGAAGATGTTTATAGCACAGCAAGGGTAATGGGAAAATATGGTAAAATCAACTTGCGGGCCAACCTCACATGGGTGTTCCGAGTTGATTCCAATTTCACATATGTTGTGAGGTTACATTTTTGTGAGTTTCAGTTTGATAAACTGAACAACAGAGTATTCAACATTTACCTCAACAATCGTTCAGCTATAGCTGACCCTTATCCAGCTGATATACTTGCTTGGACAAATCAGGAGGAGGTTGCCACATACAAAGATTTCGCTCTAGATCTCAATGATGAATCAGGTCATAATCAGATTCGAGTAGATCTCAACCCTTCAGCTATACACAAGCCAAGGTTCTATAATGTTCTGCTCAATGGACTTGAGATTTTCAAGGTTAGTGAAGGCAGAAGTTTGGCAAGTCCAAATCCGGAACTGTCGGATATGATGATTCAAGAGGACCAAGCGGCGATGAACAAGCCTAAGACGTTTTCCAAGTCCAGCGATAATATAGTTGTTGTTGGAGCCACCGGAGGAGCGGCAGCGGCCTTCGTGGTGGTTGCACTATTAGCTTTCTTCTATACAAAGAAGAGAAAAGTGCATGGGGTTGGATCACATACCTCTAGTTGGCTACCAGTTTATGGGAACTCCAACGTAGGAGGAAGCAGATCAAACAGCGCTCATATTTCAGCCCTGGCGCAAGGTCTGTCACGCCATTTCTCCATAGCAGAAATCAAGCAAGCCACAAATAACTTTGATGAATCTAATGTCATAGGTGTTGGAGGGTTTGGGAAGGTGTATAAAGGAGTTATTAATGGAGGTACCAAGGTGGCCATTAAACGATCCAATCCATCATCAGAACAAGGAATCAATGAGTTCCAAACTGAGATTGAGATGCTTTCAAAGTTGAGACACAAGCATTTGGTTTCTTTGATTGGGTTTTGTGAAGATGGTGGAGAGATGTGCTTGGTTTATGATTACATGGCCCTTGGAACTTTCAGGGaacacatttataacaacaaaaaatcaaatctgTCATGGAAGAAAAGGCTAGAAATCTGTATTGGAGCAGCCAGGGGACTGCATTATCTCCACACTGGAGCTCAGTACACCATTATTCATAGGGATGTAAAGACAACCAACATTCTGTTGGATGAAAAATGGGTTGCAAAAGTTTCGGATTTCGGGCTATCCAAAACTGGTCCTGACATGAATCAAGGCCATGTGAGTACAGTGGTGAAAGGTAGCTTTGGGTACTTGGACCCGGAATATTTCCGAAGACAGCAACTGACCGAAAAATCCGACGTTTACTCCTTTGGTGTTGTTCTCTTTGAGGCATTATGTGCTAGACCAGCTCTCAATCCTAGTCTTCCTAAAGAACAAGTTAGTCTGGCAGATTGGGCACTTAGTTGTCACAAGAAAGGAACACTGGATGACATCATTGACCCTCACTTGAAAGACAAAATAGATCCAGAATGTTTAAAGAAGTTTGCAGGAACAGCTGTGAAGTGCTTATCGGATCAAGGGATTGATCGTCCTCACATGGGGGATGTGTTGTGGAACCTTGAGTTTGCTCTCCAACTCCAAGAAACTGCAGATAGTTCCGGCTCGTCCGGTGATCAAGGAAGTGTACGGTCAAGAGATGCTAGTGTAAGAAACCCAAGAGAATCAGGCAACCTTAGTGTTGGCAGTGAACATGAACTGAATGAAAGTAAGGATGATAGTGTAATCTTCTCTCAACTTGTCAATCCAACTGGGAGGTAA